The window TGACCGCATTAGAAAAGCCGGCATCTGCAATCCAATGTGCGGAATGCAATGTGGTGGGCAAAAATCCCCTAGCCATTTTGTGCTCACCTTGAGCGCCGCCCTCGAATATCTGAATTTGCTCTTTGATGCAATATTCAATTGCCTGGTAATACGCCAACTCAAAATGTAAGCAGGGGATGTGCTCAATGGCGCCCCAATAGCGTCCATAGGCTGTTGATGTATGCCGGTCAACCACGAGCAGTGATGAGGCAATGGGTCGCTCATTTTGGATGGCAATGATGAGGTGGAAATTCTCAGGCATGCCCGCTCCGAGTAATTGAATGCATTCTTCCGTTAAATATGGAGAAGAGCGATGCTCTTTATAGGTATTTTCATAACAGCGATAAAAGAATGCCCAATCATCTGCTGTGGCTATTGAACCAGGGATGTGTCGATATCGAATATCGTGATTAGCGACGGCAGCACGTTCTCGCCGAATATTTTTTCGACGCTTCATCGTTAAGTCAGCAAGAAATTGCTCAAAATCTTGGTATTGAGCATTGCGCCAGTGAAACTGAACTGAATCACGCAGCATAAATCCTTGTTTCTTCAGCTCCTCCAGTTCGTCATTTTCTGGGAAAAGGACATGCGCAGAGGAGAGTTGGTTTTGAGTTACTAGCGTTTTTAACCCGGCAACTAAGGTTTCTTGAATAATCTGTTTGTCTACAATGGTTGATACGAGTAGCCTAGGCCCACGGACCGGAGTAAAGGGAATGGCAGACAACGCCTTTGGATAGTAAGGCAGATTGTTCTGTTCATACGCTTGAGCCCAAGCCCAATCAAATACAAACTCCCCGTAGGAGTGCTGCTTCAAATAAAGAGGCATTGCTCCCAACAGCCTGGATTCTGAGTCCTCAACGAGTAAGTGAGCCACTTGCCAGCCGGTATTACCACCTACACAGCCCGTAATTTCTAACGTATTCAGAAAGGCATAGCTTAAAAAGGGTCCAGCGTCAGGTGCTAGCAGGGTATTCCAATCCACCTCAGCAATTTCTGAAAGCCTTTGAATTACCCGTAGTTGTAAAGCATTTTGTTTCACCTGAATCAGAGCAGTTCAGTGTTGAATTAATTCAATTTTGTATCCGTCTGGATCTGTAACAAAGGCGATGATAGTGTCGCCACCCATTACGGGGCCAGCTTCCCGAGTGACATTGCCCCCAGCAGACTTAATTTTCTCGCACGCAGCATAGGCATCATTAACCCGGATTGCAATATGCCCATAGGCATTGCCTAAGTCGTAAGTCTCGGTACCATAGTTATAGGTGAGTTCAATTTCTGATTGCCCGTCAAGATTGCCTTTCCCAAAACCGACAAAGGCCAGGGAATATTTTTGCTCTGGACGTTCGGTAGTGCGAAGCAAGTTCATCCCTAAAACTGTAGTGTAGAAATCAATTGAGCGAGTCATATTACCGACTCTAAGCATGGTATGCAGGATCATCATGAATCCAATATAAAGGTAAATGGTGTTTTTCGTCAGCCAATAAAAAACCCAGGGTATTCGCCTGGGTCTAATGGCTGGAGAGAGCTACTACTTCAGCCTTACTGGATTTTTGCTTTAGCCCGTAGCTTTTGCATCAATTCAGAGAATTTGGCTTTTTGCCAATTCTGGTCAGATGCGATCATCTGCTTTAATTGGTCTTTGATTTCTTCCATACTCGGCGCCTTGACATCGCGCACGTCATCCAGCTTGATGATATGCCAACCGAATTGAGTTTTGACCGGTTTATCCGTGACTTGACCTTTCTTTAGCTGCACCATTGCCTTGGAGAATTCAGGAACAAGTGCTTTATCACTTACCCAACCAAGATCGCCACCATTTGGTGCTGAGCCAGGATCTTTCGATTTTTCTTTAGCGATTTGCTCAAAGTTACCACCGGCTTTAATTTGCGCTGTGATTGCTTTGGCATCCGCTTCTTTTTCCACCAAAATATGTTCTACGTGATATTCCTTGCCGGTGTATTGACCCTTCACTTGTTCATAAGCAGCCTTGAGTTCAGCTTCGGCAACGCCTTCTCTTTCTAAGTAATCTTCAAAAACAGCGGCAATCAAAACACCCATCTTGGACTGCTCAAGCTGCTCACGCACAGATTCCTTTTGCGTGATGCCACGATTATTGGCTTCTTGCAAAATGAGCTCACGCGTTACTAGCATTTCTCTAGCCTGCTCTCGTACTTGCGGGTTGTCTGATTGGTTCGATTTTTGAACTAATTTATCCAGCTGCGCCTTGGGAATTGCCTTTCCATTCACGATGGCTGCATTTTGAGCGCAGACCGCTGATGAGAGTAGGGTGGTGCTAATGGCGCTGATGGTCAAAATTTGGCGTATGTTCAACATAATTTAGAGAATGATAAGTAAAGGTATTTGAGATCTTAAAGCAATCTGTGCCTAATCAGTGCTTTCACTAGGCGTGAATGCCAGGATGGTGAGAGCATGGATTGCAACAGGAAAGTGTCTATTTAAGGCGGCGTAGATAGCCCTATGACGTGCTACCTTCGTCATTCCCTCAAATTCTGCAGCCCTGATGGTAAGTTTGAAGTGCCCTCCACCAGTGGCTGCGCCAGCATGACCTGCGTGAAGATGACTTTCATCCTCAATTGTTAACTGAGTCAGCTGGAATGCCGACCTTAAATCAGCCTCAAAAAGGGCAATTCGATCTTGGTTAATGCTCATTTAGCGGGATCCTCCATATGGCGGGTAAGCCAGACACCTTGTAGGACCACAAAAATGACCAGTAATGCCGTGCTACCGAACAGCTTAAAGTTAACCCAGGTTTCTTCTGAGTACTCAAAGGCAATATAGAGATTAAGGGCGCCCATAAAAAAGAAGAAGGTTGCCCAAGCCATGTTGACTTGATGCCAAATAGACTTCGAATTGTGCTCCTTCAGAGTGATCTGCTTGCCCATTAAAACTTGAATCCAGTTTTTTTGGAAAAATTGAGCGCTTATAAACAGTGCACCTGCAAAAAGCCAGTAGAGGGCAGTAGGCTTCAATTGAATGAAGGTTTTATCGTGCAAAAAAATGGTCAGACTGCCGAACACTAGGATCATCACTAGACTGACCCATTGCATGGCATCAATCTTGCGGTGACGGTAATACACCCACAGTATCTGTCCGATAGTAGCAACCATCGCTACGATAGTCGCCGTATAAATATCGCCAAACTTAAAAGCGATAAAAAATAAAATGATGGGAAATAAGTCAAATAAAAATTTCATAAAGAGATTATCCAGCTATTTATAAATTACTCTGCTTTTTTAGGGACTGCATTATCAGAGGGTTCGAATTTTAAAGATGCAGAGTTGATGCAATAGCGAAGTCCCGTGGGCTGAGGGCCATCATTAAATACGTGGCCTAGATGTGCATCACACTGGGTGCAGCGGACTTCAGTGCGAATCATGCCGTGCGTTACATCCCGAATTTCGGTAATCACTTTATTGCTGTCTGGCGCGTTATAGCTTGGCCAACCGCAACCGGCATCAAACTTGGTGGATGATTCAAAAAGCGGTGTGTCACAGCAGATGCACCGATATTGGCCAGCAGTCCAATGATCCCAGAACTCACCAGTAAATGGTCTTTCTGTTGCCGCCTCGCGCGTTACTCGATATTGAATATCGCTTAATGTGTTTTTATATTCCTGATCTGTTTTTTTGGTCATATTAATAAAGTTATTGGATTATGAGGAACAGCTGACTTCAATACGCTGCATATCTGCAGGAGGTGGTTTTGAATAATGATCAAACTTTACCTGCTCATCAAAAGGATTGCTGAGTATTTGAAGAAGTGTATTTATCTCAGAAAAATCATCCTGCTGCGCTTTTTCAATTGCTAGTTGTGCAAGGTGATTTCTGAGAATGTATTTAGGGTTTGTTTGATTCATTAGCTCTTTCCTGGACTCATCATTAAAGTCTTCCGATTGAAGTCTGCTGAGATAATCAGAGAACCATTGATCAATATTGTCACGATCGATAAACTCATTTCTCTGAATAATATCTGTCGTCTTAGAGTCTTTTTGAATATTGCTGAGATTGCGGAAGAAGTTTGTAAAATCTACGCTTGAGTCGTGCATTGCCTGCATTAGACGTTCAATTAAAGTAATGTCGCCATCCTGCTCGGATTGCAAGCCCAGTTTCTGCCGAAAAGCCTGCTGCCATTCTTTAGCGTAGGTCACAGGAAATGCCTCAAGGGCTGTGCGCAAGAGTGCCTGGGATTCATCACTGGAGCGCTCTAATTCCAGCAAAGGTAGCATTGCGCTAGCAAGGCAGGCCATATTCCAGTGCATGACTTGTGGCTGGCGATGATAAGCGTATCTGCCGCTATGATCACTGTGATTGCAGGCATGATCAATTTCAAATTGGTCTAAAAATCCAAAAGGGCCATAGTCAATAGTGAGACCTAGAGCACTAATGTTGTCGCTATTTAGAACGCCATGACAAAACCCTACAGCTTGCCATCCGGCAACTAATTTGGCATTCCGAGTGGAAATCTCTTTAAATAGATTCAAATAGGAATCTTTACCAGTACCGCACTCTGGATAGAATTTCGCAATCAGGAGGTCTGCTAACTCTTTCAGTCGAGCAGTATTTTGTAGCGATGCAAAGTGTTCAAAGTGGCCAACACGAATGAAGCTGGGGGCGAGACGAGAACACACTGCTGCAGTTTCCATTGTTTCTCGTCTAATAGCTTGCTTCGATCCAACTACAGCAAGAGCACGACTTGTGGGTATCCCGAGTGCATACATTGCTTCGCTGCATAGAAACTCACGAATAGAGGATCTTAAGACTGCTCTACCATCCCCCATTCTGGAATAATGCGTCTTGCCTGCGCCTTTTAGCTGAAGTTCTAATTCATCAATATCTCCTAAGAGGATGGCGCGCCCATCACCCAATTGCCCCGCCCACACACCAAACTGATGACCGCTGTAGGCTGTTGAAATTGGGTTCGAAAATGAGAGCTTTCCTACATTCAATTGATTGCCTGCCAAAACCTGGAGCCACTCCGGATCTCTAGGTAAGCCGTTGGCTCCAAGCTCCATTTGTATGAGCTTAGCTGCAGAAGACGAAAATGCGACCCAATAGGGATTGGGAAGGGAGGTGGGATTGGTGGGTTGGCAAACATCATCGCCATGAAGGGTAAAAGGCATATTTGTATTCTATGGGTAATTCACAAGCATCGCAGAAGCCTCTAGAATGACCCTATGACAAATAAAGTACAACTGAATGCGGCAACTCAGCTTGCCAATCTGGGCGAAGAGCTTAATGTCCCCTTTTTAAAGTTACTAGGGGTGCGTCTAATTAGCGCTGAAATGGGTAAGGGCGAAATACTCCTCGCCTTAAAGCCAGAACACACAAACACTTGGGATGTGGCCCATGGTGGCGTATTGCTCACCCTAATGGACGTTGCTATGGCTGTTGCCGCTAGGTCTAGTGATCCCGATGATCGCAGTGTTGTGACAGTCGAGATGAAAAATAATTTCATGCAAGCCGCCAATGGTGTTTTGCGCGTCAAAGCAGATACTGTCCGTCGTACTGCCACAATGGCTTTTTGTGAGGCTAAGCTTTACAACGATCAGGGTGAGGTCTGCTGTATGTCAACAGGAACTTTTCAATTTTTAAAGCGATTAGCTAGCAAAAATGCGAGTGGGGAACGGGTCGTCAATGCGGACTCACGCCAGAAGTAACGATTTGGCGGGTATTGAATGTCTAGACTGAAAGGTTTGATCCTGGTACTGCGCTCAGTTCTCCAGTAACAACGTCATGGCCTACTGTGCCATTGACATCAAAGCGCCTTTCTACCATTTCAAATTGACCATCTTTGCGTACCCGCAAAATGGTACTTGAACGTGTTCCGTAAGAGGGTGTCTTAATAAATGCAGCAGATAAAGCCCTCTCCCAATCTGGATTGACGCCGGTACTAGGCAACTCTTGCGGACTTGCCTCATGCGTGTCGGCCAAGAGGCGTAAATAGTGATCGGAGTTCTTGAGTTGACCACTATCCATTGCTAGCGTCTGAGCAAAAGCTGCAACCCGGTGATTGACTTTGGGCCAGGGTGTGTCGAGCATGGCATTCGATAGACCATATACCCCAGGACTTAAGGCCTGCTCAGGAAAAACTTTTCTTGGGCGAATATTTTGCCCCATCATCAGGCGATTGCTAACCCAATGCATTTCTGCATTTTCTGGATCGCTAAGATCCGCCATTAAGAGATTAAAGCCGTTGTATTGCTCAAACTGTTTGGCATTTTCTTGAATGTAGGCATGGGGTTTATGTTGCCCCGTCAGGTAGCGCAAACTCAACTCCCCACGAGTGCGTGCATCAGGTTTTTTTTCACTAGGCGCCCTTACATTAGTAAGCGCTGCGAAGCGACCTGTCTTTGTAAAACCAAGCCAAGTGCCCGGGCTACCTAAGACATCTGCCCGATCCTTCCCCGCTAAGACGTGCGGGTGTTCCGGCCACCATCCCATGGGCTCAGTTTTGCGCTCGTAGAATTCATCTCGATTCGCAGCTACCACTAATGGATAGTCTGGATGTGATTTCCAAGCAAAGAGAATGAGGCACATAAAAAATAAAAGTTGATGAGATCGAGTTAAATTTCTATCAAAGGGTAGGGTAGTGATTCCATTTTTAACACGGGGCCATCACTACTACCTAGATGAATTTCTCCAGCAACTAAGGCATCGAGCTTGCATTCGATCTGAAAGTCTATGCGATCAGGGTGGTCCGGGTTTAATGCTGCAAGTACTACCATACCGCAAGGCTGGGCAGCATCAGCCTCATGAAACAACTCTATACCCGGTTTAGCTAATTCCTTTGAGGACAGGCTTGATGCATTGTGTGCGAGCTGTAGCCTTCTCTTTACAGCGCCACGATATTGGCTGCGGGCAACGATTTCTTGACCCGGATAGCAACCTTTCTTGAAATCCACACCTGCAACAGATTCAAAGTTCACCATCTGGGGAACAAATTGTTCTTGGGTAGCTGAAACAATGCGGGGGATTGCGCTTAGTACCTCCAATGAGTTCCAGTGCGCTAGAGCAGATTCATCGGTTTTTAGTGAATCAGATTCGGTTTTCTTTTGAGCAATCAGTACACGCTTGAATAACTGATTGCCACTCAATACATCGGGCATCTGTAATGCGAGTGAGTGTTTAGGTGTAGAAATGAGGTCTTCCACTTGATTTTCTTGATAGGCGCCGCAAACCTCCCAATCATTTGAAGCATCAAGTACTTTTACTTTTGATCGCAGGACGTACATCGATAGCCGTTTTGCCGTACTAGCCGCGATATCTTTAGAAATAAAGAGGGCAAAACGATCATCTGATTCTATCGATTCAGGACAGAGAGCTAGCCAAGCGCTAGCCAAAAGACGGCCTTTTGGGTTGCAGTAGCCGATCAGGCGGACCGCATCAGAACCCTCAGCAGTTTCACCGGGAATGGTTCGCTTCAGGCCCAAAACAGAATTACTCAGTTGATTTTGAAGTAGAGCAGCAGCATCTGGGCCTTCCACCAAGATCAAACCCCAATCAGAAAGTGCGGTAATTCCGGAGTTCAGGTGGGTATTGGGCATAGTGTGATTTTTCGAGCTGAGCGTCATGAGCTTTTATCATAGCTTGATGAGCGGAAAATTTCAGAGAAAAAGTCTCTTTTTAAAAAGGACCAATGGTAGAGGGTCTTGGC is drawn from Polynucleobacter arcticus and contains these coding sequences:
- a CDS encoding septation protein A, with protein sequence MKFLFDLFPIILFFIAFKFGDIYTATIVAMVATIGQILWVYYRHRKIDAMQWVSLVMILVFGSLTIFLHDKTFIQLKPTALYWLFAGALFISAQFFQKNWIQVLMGKQITLKEHNSKSIWHQVNMAWATFFFFMGALNLYIAFEYSEETWVNFKLFGSTALLVIFVVLQGVWLTRHMEDPAK
- the msrB gene encoding peptide-methionine (R)-S-oxide reductase MsrB; the protein is MTKKTDQEYKNTLSDIQYRVTREAATERPFTGEFWDHWTAGQYRCICCDTPLFESSTKFDAGCGWPSYNAPDSNKVITEIRDVTHGMIRTEVRCTQCDAHLGHVFNDGPQPTGLRYCINSASLKFEPSDNAVPKKAE
- a CDS encoding GNAT family N-acetyltransferase, yielding MDWNTLLAPDAGPFLSYAFLNTLEITGCVGGNTGWQVAHLLVEDSESRLLGAMPLYLKQHSYGEFVFDWAWAQAYEQNNLPYYPKALSAIPFTPVRGPRLLVSTIVDKQIIQETLVAGLKTLVTQNQLSSAHVLFPENDELEELKKQGFMLRDSVQFHWRNAQYQDFEQFLADLTMKRRKNIRRERAAVANHDIRYRHIPGSIATADDWAFFYRCYENTYKEHRSSPYLTEECIQLLGAGMPENFHLIIAIQNERPIASSLLVVDRHTSTAYGRYWGAIEHIPCLHFELAYYQAIEYCIKEQIQIFEGGAQGEHKMARGFLPTTLHSAHWIADAGFSNAVKRFLEREHEGMAAYVDELEQHIPLKSSKVLA
- the ygfZ gene encoding CAF17-like 4Fe-4S cluster assembly/insertion protein YgfZ codes for the protein MTLSSKNHTMPNTHLNSGITALSDWGLILVEGPDAAALLQNQLSNSVLGLKRTIPGETAEGSDAVRLIGYCNPKGRLLASAWLALCPESIESDDRFALFISKDIAASTAKRLSMYVLRSKVKVLDASNDWEVCGAYQENQVEDLISTPKHSLALQMPDVLSGNQLFKRVLIAQKKTESDSLKTDESALAHWNSLEVLSAIPRIVSATQEQFVPQMVNFESVAGVDFKKGCYPGQEIVARSQYRGAVKRRLQLAHNASSLSSKELAKPGIELFHEADAAQPCGMVVLAALNPDHPDRIDFQIECKLDALVAGEIHLGSSDGPVLKMESLPYPLIEI
- a CDS encoding NRDE family protein translates to MCLILFAWKSHPDYPLVVAANRDEFYERKTEPMGWWPEHPHVLAGKDRADVLGSPGTWLGFTKTGRFAALTNVRAPSEKKPDARTRGELSLRYLTGQHKPHAYIQENAKQFEQYNGFNLLMADLSDPENAEMHWVSNRLMMGQNIRPRKVFPEQALSPGVYGLSNAMLDTPWPKVNHRVAAFAQTLAMDSGQLKNSDHYLRLLADTHEASPQELPSTGVNPDWERALSAAFIKTPSYGTRSSTILRVRKDGQFEMVERRFDVNGTVGHDVVTGELSAVPGSNLSV
- the gloA gene encoding lactoylglutathione lyase; translated protein: MMILHTMLRVGNMTRSIDFYTTVLGMNLLRTTERPEQKYSLAFVGFGKGNLDGQSEIELTYNYGTETYDLGNAYGHIAIRVNDAYAACEKIKSAGGNVTREAGPVMGGDTIIAFVTDPDGYKIELIQH
- a CDS encoding PaaI family thioesterase; amino-acid sequence: MTNKVQLNAATQLANLGEELNVPFLKLLGVRLISAEMGKGEILLALKPEHTNTWDVAHGGVLLTLMDVAMAVAARSSDPDDRSVVTVEMKNNFMQAANGVLRVKADTVRRTATMAFCEAKLYNDQGEVCCMSTGTFQFLKRLASKNASGERVVNADSRQK
- a CDS encoding peptidylprolyl isomerase; translated protein: MLNIRQILTISAISTTLLSSAVCAQNAAIVNGKAIPKAQLDKLVQKSNQSDNPQVREQAREMLVTRELILQEANNRGITQKESVREQLEQSKMGVLIAAVFEDYLEREGVAEAELKAAYEQVKGQYTGKEYHVEHILVEKEADAKAITAQIKAGGNFEQIAKEKSKDPGSAPNGGDLGWVSDKALVPEFSKAMVQLKKGQVTDKPVKTQFGWHIIKLDDVRDVKAPSMEEIKDQLKQMIASDQNWQKAKFSELMQKLRAKAKIQ
- a CDS encoding protein adenylyltransferase SelO encodes the protein MPFTLHGDDVCQPTNPTSLPNPYWVAFSSSAAKLIQMELGANGLPRDPEWLQVLAGNQLNVGKLSFSNPISTAYSGHQFGVWAGQLGDGRAILLGDIDELELQLKGAGKTHYSRMGDGRAVLRSSIREFLCSEAMYALGIPTSRALAVVGSKQAIRRETMETAAVCSRLAPSFIRVGHFEHFASLQNTARLKELADLLIAKFYPECGTGKDSYLNLFKEISTRNAKLVAGWQAVGFCHGVLNSDNISALGLTIDYGPFGFLDQFEIDHACNHSDHSGRYAYHRQPQVMHWNMACLASAMLPLLELERSSDESQALLRTALEAFPVTYAKEWQQAFRQKLGLQSEQDGDITLIERLMQAMHDSSVDFTNFFRNLSNIQKDSKTTDIIQRNEFIDRDNIDQWFSDYLSRLQSEDFNDESRKELMNQTNPKYILRNHLAQLAIEKAQQDDFSEINTLLQILSNPFDEQVKFDHYSKPPPADMQRIEVSCSS
- a CDS encoding BolA family protein, whose translation is MSINQDRIALFEADLRSAFQLTQLTIEDESHLHAGHAGAATGGGHFKLTIRAAEFEGMTKVARHRAIYAALNRHFPVAIHALTILAFTPSESTD